Proteins encoded together in one Entelurus aequoreus isolate RoL-2023_Sb linkage group LG20, RoL_Eaeq_v1.1, whole genome shotgun sequence window:
- the smap2 gene encoding stromal membrane-associated protein 2 isoform X1: MMTGKSVKDVDRYQPVLNSLLALEENKFCADCESKGPRWASWNLGIFICIRCAGIHRNLGVHISKVKSVNLDQWTQEQVQCVQEMGNAKAKRLYEAFLPDCFQRPETDQSAEAFIRDKYDKKKYMDRVIDIQMLRKEKSCENIPKEPVVFEKMKLKKEGSPKTGSQGVTDLLGFDAPSPAVSNGVSNTTTESSKPAPSALDVFNTFLDPSTSSSNNTAASTFLPQSRVTASVPENLSLFLDAAPKKAEGAFRKLSKDSILSLYGSTPSVHFSSMASHHGERSSSLFISFSFKVRLVSSRLVYEPNGIPHTPVWLLPFLSPGRWGRRGHGDVTDGSPTERLDGGTAERGDGTAAEWIIDAAAERRDDGTSGGVTAATVWSSAAAVECCTDDAAYVRHESLHHQRRDAVQQPARRRRRGPRFRTYDSARLEIVQEAEFDCAEIFPSNTKWKRPE, translated from the exons GTCCTCGGTGGGCGTCGTGGAATTTGGGCATCTTTATCTGCATAAGATGTGCGGGTATTCATCGAAATCTGGGGGTCCACATCTCCAAAGTCAAGTCCGTCAACCTGGACCAGTGGACGCAGGAACAGGTCCAG TGTGTTCAGGAGATGGGCAACGCCAAAGCCAAGCGTCTCTACGAGGCTTTTCTACCAGACTGCTTCCAGCGGCCCGAGACGGACCAGTCTGCGGAAGCCTTCATCAGGGACAAGTATGACAAGAAGAAGTACATGGACCGGGTCATCGACATCCAGATGCTCAGG AAAGAAAAGAGCTGCGAGAACATCCCCAAGGAGCCGGTTgtgtttgagaaaatgaaattg AAAAAAGAGGGCAGCCCGAAGACAGGCTCTCAAGGTGTTACGGACTTGCTCGGATTCG ATGCTCCAAGTCCAGCAGTGTCCAATGGAGTCTCCAACACTACTACTGAGAGTTCTAAGCCTGCACCTTCTGCCTTGGATGTCTTCAACACCTTCTTGGATCCTTCCACTTCCTCCTCAAACAACACA GCTGCCTCCACCTTCTTGCCTCAGAGCAGAGTGACCGCCTCTGTGCCTGAAAACCTCAGCCTCTTCCTGGACGCGGCCCCCAAGAAGGCGGAAGGTGCTTTTAGGAAGCTGTCCAAGGACTCCATTCTCTCCCTGTATGGCTCCACCCCCTCAGTGCATTTCAGCAGTATGGCGTCCCATCACGGTGAGAGATCCTCCtcgttatttatttctttttcatTTAAAGTCCGACTTGTCTCCTCCAGGCTTGTATATGAACCAAATGGGATACCCCACACACCCGTATGGCTCCTACCATTCCTTAGCCCAGGCCGCTGGGGTAGGCGGGGCCACGGTGATGTCACAGATGGGAGTCCAACAGAACGGCTTGATGGCGGGACAGCAGAACGGGGTGATGGGACAGCAGCAGAGTGGATTATTGATGCAGCAGCGGAGCGGCGAGATGATGGGACATCCGGCGGCGTTACCGCAGCAACAGTTTGGAGCTCAGCAGCAGCAGTGGAATGTTGCacag ATGACGCCGCATATGTCCGCCATGAATCTCTGCACCACCAGCGGCGTGATGCAGTACAGCAGCCCGCCCGCAGGAGGCGCCGCGGCCCAAGGTTCCGCACATATGACAGCGCACGTCTGGAAATAGTCCAGGAGGCGGAGTTTGACTGTGCTGAGATTTTCCCCTCCAATACAAAATGGAAGAGACCAGAATAA
- the smap2 gene encoding stromal membrane-associated protein 2 isoform X2 — protein sequence MMTGKSVKDVDRYQPVLNSLLALEENKFCADCESKGPRWASWNLGIFICIRCAGIHRNLGVHISKVKSVNLDQWTQEQVQCVQEMGNAKAKRLYEAFLPDCFQRPETDQSAEAFIRDKYDKKKYMDRVIDIQMLRKKEGSPKTGSQGVTDLLGFDAPSPAVSNGVSNTTTESSKPAPSALDVFNTFLDPSTSSSNNTAASTFLPQSRVTASVPENLSLFLDAAPKKAEGAFRKLSKDSILSLYGSTPSVHFSSMASHHGERSSSLFISFSFKVRLVSSRLVYEPNGIPHTPVWLLPFLSPGRWGRRGHGDVTDGSPTERLDGGTAERGDGTAAEWIIDAAAERRDDGTSGGVTAATVWSSAAAVECCTDDAAYVRHESLHHQRRDAVQQPARRRRRGPRFRTYDSARLEIVQEAEFDCAEIFPSNTKWKRPE from the exons GTCCTCGGTGGGCGTCGTGGAATTTGGGCATCTTTATCTGCATAAGATGTGCGGGTATTCATCGAAATCTGGGGGTCCACATCTCCAAAGTCAAGTCCGTCAACCTGGACCAGTGGACGCAGGAACAGGTCCAG TGTGTTCAGGAGATGGGCAACGCCAAAGCCAAGCGTCTCTACGAGGCTTTTCTACCAGACTGCTTCCAGCGGCCCGAGACGGACCAGTCTGCGGAAGCCTTCATCAGGGACAAGTATGACAAGAAGAAGTACATGGACCGGGTCATCGACATCCAGATGCTCAGG AAAAAAGAGGGCAGCCCGAAGACAGGCTCTCAAGGTGTTACGGACTTGCTCGGATTCG ATGCTCCAAGTCCAGCAGTGTCCAATGGAGTCTCCAACACTACTACTGAGAGTTCTAAGCCTGCACCTTCTGCCTTGGATGTCTTCAACACCTTCTTGGATCCTTCCACTTCCTCCTCAAACAACACA GCTGCCTCCACCTTCTTGCCTCAGAGCAGAGTGACCGCCTCTGTGCCTGAAAACCTCAGCCTCTTCCTGGACGCGGCCCCCAAGAAGGCGGAAGGTGCTTTTAGGAAGCTGTCCAAGGACTCCATTCTCTCCCTGTATGGCTCCACCCCCTCAGTGCATTTCAGCAGTATGGCGTCCCATCACGGTGAGAGATCCTCCtcgttatttatttctttttcatTTAAAGTCCGACTTGTCTCCTCCAGGCTTGTATATGAACCAAATGGGATACCCCACACACCCGTATGGCTCCTACCATTCCTTAGCCCAGGCCGCTGGGGTAGGCGGGGCCACGGTGATGTCACAGATGGGAGTCCAACAGAACGGCTTGATGGCGGGACAGCAGAACGGGGTGATGGGACAGCAGCAGAGTGGATTATTGATGCAGCAGCGGAGCGGCGAGATGATGGGACATCCGGCGGCGTTACCGCAGCAACAGTTTGGAGCTCAGCAGCAGCAGTGGAATGTTGCacag ATGACGCCGCATATGTCCGCCATGAATCTCTGCACCACCAGCGGCGTGATGCAGTACAGCAGCCCGCCCGCAGGAGGCGCCGCGGCCCAAGGTTCCGCACATATGACAGCGCACGTCTGGAAATAGTCCAGGAGGCGGAGTTTGACTGTGCTGAGATTTTCCCCTCCAATACAAAATGGAAGAGACCAGAATAA
- the smap2 gene encoding stromal membrane-associated protein 2 isoform X3, with the protein MMTGKSVKDVDRYQPVLNSLLALEENKFCADCESKGPRWASWNLGIFICIRCAGIHRNLGVHISKVKSVNLDQWTQEQVQCVQEMGNAKAKRLYEAFLPDCFQRPETDQSAEAFIRDKYDKKKYMDRVIDIQMLRKEKSCENIPKEPVVFEKMKLKKEGSPKTGSQGVTDLLGFDAPSPAVSNGVSNTTTESSKPAPSALDVFNTFLDPSTSSSNNTAASTFLPQSRVTASVPENLSLFLDAAPKKAEGAFRKLSKDSILSLYGSTPSVHFSSMASHHGLYMNQMGYPTHPYGSYHSLAQAAGVGGATVMSQMGVQQNGLMAGQQNGVMGQQQSGLLMQQRSGEMMGHPAALPQQQFGAQQQQWNVAQMTPHMSAMNLCTTSGVMQYSSPPAGGAAAQGSAHMTAHVWK; encoded by the exons GTCCTCGGTGGGCGTCGTGGAATTTGGGCATCTTTATCTGCATAAGATGTGCGGGTATTCATCGAAATCTGGGGGTCCACATCTCCAAAGTCAAGTCCGTCAACCTGGACCAGTGGACGCAGGAACAGGTCCAG TGTGTTCAGGAGATGGGCAACGCCAAAGCCAAGCGTCTCTACGAGGCTTTTCTACCAGACTGCTTCCAGCGGCCCGAGACGGACCAGTCTGCGGAAGCCTTCATCAGGGACAAGTATGACAAGAAGAAGTACATGGACCGGGTCATCGACATCCAGATGCTCAGG AAAGAAAAGAGCTGCGAGAACATCCCCAAGGAGCCGGTTgtgtttgagaaaatgaaattg AAAAAAGAGGGCAGCCCGAAGACAGGCTCTCAAGGTGTTACGGACTTGCTCGGATTCG ATGCTCCAAGTCCAGCAGTGTCCAATGGAGTCTCCAACACTACTACTGAGAGTTCTAAGCCTGCACCTTCTGCCTTGGATGTCTTCAACACCTTCTTGGATCCTTCCACTTCCTCCTCAAACAACACA GCTGCCTCCACCTTCTTGCCTCAGAGCAGAGTGACCGCCTCTGTGCCTGAAAACCTCAGCCTCTTCCTGGACGCGGCCCCCAAGAAGGCGGAAGGTGCTTTTAGGAAGCTGTCCAAGGACTCCATTCTCTCCCTGTATGGCTCCACCCCCTCAGTGCATTTCAGCAGTATGGCGTCCCATCACG GCTTGTATATGAACCAAATGGGATACCCCACACACCCGTATGGCTCCTACCATTCCTTAGCCCAGGCCGCTGGGGTAGGCGGGGCCACGGTGATGTCACAGATGGGAGTCCAACAGAACGGCTTGATGGCGGGACAGCAGAACGGGGTGATGGGACAGCAGCAGAGTGGATTATTGATGCAGCAGCGGAGCGGCGAGATGATGGGACATCCGGCGGCGTTACCGCAGCAACAGTTTGGAGCTCAGCAGCAGCAGTGGAATGTTGCacag ATGACGCCGCATATGTCCGCCATGAATCTCTGCACCACCAGCGGCGTGATGCAGTACAGCAGCCCGCCCGCAGGAGGCGCCGCGGCCCAAGGTTCCGCACATATGACAGCGCACGTCTGGAAATAG